From a region of the Arachis ipaensis cultivar K30076 chromosome B09, Araip1.1, whole genome shotgun sequence genome:
- the LOC110266882 gene encoding telomere repeat-binding protein 3-like: MQKSLICTKSKAFRSLQIIARRKLRKMLAYKYWKAAPNLKEYEYSKSGKVDSVSLKVTLFVEEGVKPLYHTRKIGYRFEISQHNTLFKRRKFFDRGSVLTSDGGFSNDSVSNLPEKGMDRASHIASSKLHELIVYTLYAVKFSIKSFKIPELYIDVLKTETIGSLKRTVMEAVMTLFGSGMLVGALVQGKKVRDDNRTLLQMCLCSKEKLNKLGITLEPNSIQDSPADCLDDPSHYETSHPIRSPETPIQDSGTTHGYRICLCQ, translated from the exons ATGCAAAAAAGTTTAATTTGCACCAAGTCAAAGGCTTTTAGGTCTCTTCAAATCATTGCACGCCGAAAATTGAGGAAGATGCTAGCTTATAAATACTGGAAGGCTGCACCAAATTTGAAGGAGTATGAGTATTCTAAATCTGGTAAG GTTGATTCAGTTTCACTAAAAGTGACATTATTTGTAGAAGAGGGAGTTAAACCACTGTACCATACGAGGAAGATTGGTTATAGATTTGAAATATCACAGCATAACACACTATTCAAGAGGAGAAAATTCTTTGATCGGGGTTCGGTGCTAACATCTGATGGAGGATTCAGCAATGATAGTGTATCTAATTTGCCTGAGAAAGGAATGGATCGAGCTAGCCATATAGCATCTTCAAAATTGCAT GAATTGATTGTGTATACCTTGTATGCAGTGAAGTTCAGCATTAAGTCATTCAAGATACCAGAGCTTTATATTGATGTTCTTAAAACTGAAACTATTGGTTCATTAAAG AGGACAGTAATGGAAGCAGTGATGACTTTATTTGGAAGCGGAATGCTTGTTGGTGCTCTTGTTCAGGGTAAAAAAGTTAGAGATGACAATAGAACTCTACTGCAGATGTGTCTATGTAGTAAAGAAAAGTTGAATAAACTTGGTATCACACTGGAGCCCAATTCTATTCAAGATTCTCCAGCTGATTGTCTCGACGATCCTTCCCACTATGAAACATCTCATCCTATCAG ATCCCCTGAAACTCCTATCCAAGATTCAGGGACAACTCATGGTTACAGGATTTGTCTTTGCCAATAA